In uncultured Ilyobacter sp., a genomic segment contains:
- a CDS encoding helix-turn-helix transcriptional regulator: MEKENIQKIQFKNTLTIEFEVMEISSVYKRFEEGKIGFDIAKFHRPQFNMILLIEKDNAKHFVDFKSYNLKRDDILMVGENHVNAFSMNEKLRGTAIIFTSNFIEMNEIGKNSLKKLFDIHVMAQSGEDKTVKELFNIMKNEYRKESLDSIALYRHLLGSLLSKLLILADNNKFIKENDEYTRIILNLDRLIEKFKYQLRDSMRYSKEMGYSYKHLNIICKSVTGNTLKCYIDNLIVMEMKRQIVSNDMSLKELCIFFNFDEETNLVKYFKRRVGVSPKKFKDRYKNFQG, encoded by the coding sequence ATGGAAAAGGAAAATATCCAGAAGATTCAATTTAAAAATACCCTGACAATAGAATTTGAGGTTATGGAGATTTCAAGTGTTTATAAAAGATTTGAGGAGGGGAAAATAGGTTTTGATATAGCCAAATTTCACAGACCTCAGTTTAACATGATCCTACTTATAGAAAAAGATAATGCCAAACATTTTGTGGATTTCAAAAGTTATAATTTGAAGAGAGATGATATATTGATGGTTGGAGAAAACCACGTCAATGCTTTCTCTATGAATGAAAAATTAAGAGGAACAGCGATTATATTTACAAGTAATTTTATAGAGATGAATGAGATAGGAAAAAACTCTCTGAAAAAATTATTTGATATTCACGTAATGGCTCAGTCAGGAGAAGACAAGACTGTTAAAGAACTATTTAATATAATGAAAAATGAGTATAGAAAAGAAAGCTTGGATTCAATAGCCTTATACAGGCACCTACTAGGATCACTTCTAAGCAAACTTCTTATACTGGCTGATAATAACAAATTTATCAAAGAGAATGATGAATATACCAGAATAATATTAAATTTAGATAGATTAATTGAAAAATTCAAATATCAGCTACGTGACTCAATGAGATATTCAAAGGAGATGGGATACAGCTATAAACATCTGAATATAATATGTAAGTCAGTGACGGGCAATACTCTCAAGTGTTATATAGACAACTTGATTGTAATGGAGATGAAGAGGCAGATTGTGTCAAATGATATGAGCCTGAAAGAGCTGTGTATTTTCTTTAATTTTGATGAAGAGACCAATTTAGTGAAGTATTTTAAAAGAAGAGTAGGTGTATCACCAAAGAAATTTAAAGATCGGTACAAAAACTTCCAGGGATAG
- a CDS encoding NAD(P)H-dependent oxidoreductase — protein MKEAFLKAMKERYACKEFDINKKITKEDFDFILEAGRLSPSSFGFEPWQFLVITTPEKKLEVTEHSWGGRDRATGASHFMVVLTRKGDMRHDSEYLNKFMKNVQKLPEEVIEMKTKFYRDFQEEDFNLLENHRALSDWAAKQSYIALGNMLTAAAFIGINSCPVEGFHKEKTTEILAEKFGVDTDKFDLAYMVAFGYEKRPQEFPKTRRPIEDIVKFF, from the coding sequence TTGAAAGAAGCATTTTTAAAAGCAATGAAGGAAAGATATGCCTGCAAAGAATTTGATATCAATAAAAAGATCACCAAAGAGGACTTTGACTTTATATTAGAGGCTGGAAGACTTTCTCCAAGTTCATTTGGATTTGAGCCTTGGCAGTTTTTGGTTATAACTACTCCAGAAAAAAAGCTAGAGGTTACAGAGCATTCTTGGGGTGGAAGAGACAGAGCCACAGGTGCTAGCCATTTTATGGTGGTTCTTACAAGAAAAGGTGATATGAGACATGACTCTGAATATTTGAACAAGTTCATGAAAAATGTTCAGAAGCTTCCAGAAGAGGTTATTGAGATGAAAACAAAGTTCTACAGGGATTTCCAGGAAGAGGACTTTAATTTATTAGAAAACCACAGAGCCCTTTCTGACTGGGCCGCTAAGCAAAGCTATATCGCTTTAGGTAACATGCTCACTGCAGCAGCATTCATTGGTATCAACTCATGCCCAGTAGAAGGTTTCCACAAGGAAAAGACAACCGAAATATTAGCTGAAAAATTTGGAGTAGACACGGACAAATTTGATTTAGCTTATATGGTTGCCTTTGGATACGAGAAGAGACCTCAGGAGTTTCCTAAGACTAGAAGACCTATAGAGGATATTGTAAAATTTTTCTAA
- a CDS encoding transporter substrate-binding domain-containing protein — MSRKFLLILAVFLFIMTGCSKEKTETLRVGMDLRFYPFTGTDNNGNPSGIEVDIARALGNYMEREVEIVNTEFSMLIPALQREEIDLIIGSMSITKERQKTVDFSKPYLYDKIVALVNKEFADSHNISSETPVEDFFSIKGTNFIGINGSIAVSIPQSYGYEVKSVTSDAVAEREVVTGSSDALVGAYTLYGMNATNRDTTIMYKNTIEFSSTGMAVKKGNTELLNIANEFIGKMESSGLNNKLRKEWDQAIKEKLYDENMTLDYYLSLN; from the coding sequence ATGAGTAGGAAATTTTTATTGATACTGGCAGTTTTTTTATTTATTATGACAGGCTGTTCAAAGGAGAAAACCGAGACCCTGAGGGTGGGGATGGACCTTAGATTTTATCCATTTACAGGGACAGACAATAATGGCAATCCTTCGGGTATAGAGGTGGATATAGCCAGGGCACTAGGGAACTATATGGAAAGAGAAGTAGAGATTGTGAATACCGAATTTTCAATGCTTATACCTGCTCTTCAGAGGGAAGAGATAGACCTAATTATTGGTTCTATGAGCATCACAAAGGAGCGTCAAAAGACAGTGGATTTCAGCAAGCCCTATCTATATGACAAAATTGTGGCCCTTGTAAATAAAGAATTTGCGGATTCACACAATATAAGCTCTGAAACACCTGTTGAGGATTTTTTTAGCATAAAGGGAACTAATTTTATCGGGATAAACGGATCTATAGCTGTTTCAATTCCTCAGTCCTATGGTTATGAAGTAAAGAGTGTCACTTCAGATGCCGTAGCGGAAAGGGAAGTCGTGACAGGGAGTTCCGATGCCTTGGTGGGAGCATATACCCTTTATGGAATGAACGCCACAAACAGAGATACAACGATTATGTACAAAAATACCATAGAGTTTAGCTCGACAGGGATGGCAGTAAAAAAAGGAAATACTGAATTATTAAATATAGCAAATGAGTTTATTGGAAAGATGGAATCAAGTGGCTTGAATAATAAACTTAGAAAGGAGTGGGATCAGGCAATTAAAGAAAAGTTGTATGATGAGAATATGACTTTGGATTACTACTTGTCCCTTAATTAA
- a CDS encoding nitroreductase family protein, with translation MDAIKMIEERRSIRNFKDEKVDRDLMKEIVSISRYAPSWGNYQVARYTLVDDEATIKRLGTEGVNDFIYNVGTLKEAKGVLVLSFVKGKSGKIEKLPVEDGEFNYDGNSSHWEVFDAGIACQTFCLAAHAKGVGTVIMGVINDKAISEIIGLPEEETVAALIVYGYPDGPHPAATPRKDVEDIMRFV, from the coding sequence GTGGACGCAATTAAAATGATCGAAGAAAGAAGAAGTATCAGAAACTTTAAGGATGAAAAAGTAGACAGAGACCTGATGAAAGAGATCGTCTCAATAAGCAGATACGCACCATCATGGGGAAATTATCAAGTAGCAAGATACACGCTAGTTGACGATGAAGCTACTATCAAAAGGCTCGGAACTGAAGGTGTCAATGACTTTATCTACAACGTAGGAACACTTAAAGAAGCAAAGGGAGTACTTGTATTAAGTTTTGTTAAGGGTAAAAGTGGAAAGATTGAAAAACTTCCAGTTGAAGACGGAGAGTTCAACTACGACGGAAATTCTAGCCACTGGGAAGTATTTGATGCTGGTATCGCTTGTCAGACTTTCTGCCTTGCGGCTCATGCCAAAGGTGTAGGTACTGTAATTATGGGTGTAATTAATGATAAGGCAATATCTGAAATAATTGGACTCCCAGAAGAGGAAACTGTAGCTGCTCTTATTGTTTACGGTTACCCTGATGGTCCACACCCTGCTGCTACTCCTAGAAAAGACGTAGAAGATATAATGCGTTTTGTGTAA
- a CDS encoding LysE family transporter, producing the protein MDIAVAGQGFGLGLSLIAAIGAQNSYVLKKGILKNNVFAVAVTCTLIDAVLICLGTLGLGRIIEGNKVFMLSATAFGVLFLSYYGISSIVRAIKKSEVMELEENRENESVKKTLLTLVALSLLNPHLYLDTVILIGSVGSKFPIHQRPDFVIGSCLASFVWFFGLAYGARILIPIFKKEVTWKILDIIIGITMLSISLGLIQFAMKNYF; encoded by the coding sequence ATGGATATTGCAGTAGCAGGACAGGGATTTGGATTGGGACTCAGCTTGATTGCAGCTATAGGGGCACAAAATAGTTATGTACTAAAAAAAGGAATATTAAAAAATAATGTATTTGCAGTTGCCGTAACCTGCACTTTAATAGATGCTGTGCTTATATGCTTGGGGACACTGGGATTAGGAAGAATTATAGAGGGGAATAAGGTATTTATGCTCTCTGCCACAGCCTTTGGAGTTCTTTTTTTAAGCTACTATGGGATCTCGTCAATAGTTAGGGCGATAAAAAAAAGTGAAGTCATGGAGCTTGAGGAAAACAGGGAGAATGAGTCAGTAAAAAAAACTCTATTAACACTTGTGGCTTTAAGCCTCTTAAATCCTCATTTATACTTGGATACTGTTATTCTCATAGGAAGTGTAGGTTCAAAATTTCCCATACATCAGAGACCGGATTTTGTAATAGGTAGTTGCCTGGCATCTTTTGTCTGGTTTTTCGGATTGGCTTATGGAGCAAGAATTCTTATTCCCATATTCAAAAAAGAAGTTACGTGGAAAATTTTAGATATTATAATCGGTATAACTATGCTTTCTATTTCATTGGGACTGATACAGTTTGCCATGAAAAATTATTTTTAG
- a CDS encoding putative quinol monooxygenase — protein sequence MILIIAKATVKKDKLDEFKGVAAGLIKNTRSEDGCIEYALYENNEDPCTLTFVEKWRDQEAVDKHGSTDFFKENIKKIISYSENLDISLNTEV from the coding sequence ATGATATTAATTATTGCAAAGGCCACTGTGAAAAAAGATAAGTTAGATGAGTTCAAAGGTGTAGCTGCCGGACTTATAAAAAATACCAGGTCAGAAGACGGATGCATAGAATATGCCCTCTATGAAAATAACGAAGATCCATGTACCCTTACATTTGTTGAAAAATGGCGTGATCAAGAAGCTGTTGACAAACACGGAAGTACAGATTTTTTCAAGGAAAACATCAAGAAGATAATAAGCTACTCTGAAAATTTGGACATTTCTTTAAATACTGAAGTATAG
- a CDS encoding ABC transporter permease subunit (The N-terminal region of this protein, as described by TIGR01726, is a three transmembrane segment that identifies a subfamily of ABC transporter permease subunits, which specificities that include histidine, arginine, glutamine, glutamate, L-cystine (sic), the opines (in Agrobacterium) octopine and nopaline, etc.): MVMSKKKILPVVVVATIYIVFFLFIINQVADVLDFSSLIQYKKQLIKAVITTIFLSLAVLVASMIVGFFLFLMTESSNVYLRYMIIVYKEIVMGTPLLVLVFVVVYIIGVAFNISDKMMLGFLSLTLYMSPYMTNVYEGAYNTIDENQFIIMNFYGFDLYQRYRYIILPQMTRAVVPGLMNNLSGIVKGTSILSTIAISEIFYSVSIVSNRTYRYIEGYFILWMVYLFITIPLSRLAKYYSKKWIQNS, encoded by the coding sequence ATGGTTATGTCGAAAAAGAAAATATTACCTGTTGTGGTTGTTGCAACTATTTATATCGTTTTTTTCCTCTTTATAATTAATCAGGTAGCAGATGTGCTCGACTTTTCATCCCTTATCCAATACAAGAAGCAGCTCATAAAGGCAGTTATTACGACAATTTTTTTAAGTTTGGCAGTGCTGGTTGCTAGCATGATTGTGGGATTTTTTCTGTTTTTGATGACAGAATCTTCCAATGTATATTTGAGATATATGATTATTGTTTACAAGGAAATTGTCATGGGCACCCCCTTGTTGGTGTTGGTATTTGTAGTTGTTTATATAATAGGAGTGGCTTTTAATATAAGTGACAAAATGATGTTAGGTTTTCTCTCTCTCACCCTATACATGAGCCCCTATATGACCAACGTTTATGAGGGGGCCTATAATACCATCGATGAAAATCAGTTTATAATAATGAATTTTTATGGTTTCGACCTTTATCAGAGGTATCGTTATATTATCCTTCCCCAGATGACAAGGGCTGTAGTGCCGGGTCTTATGAATAATCTCTCTGGGATAGTAAAGGGGACCTCGATCCTAAGTACAATTGCCATATCTGAAATATTTTATTCGGTAAGTATAGTTTCTAACAGGACATACAGGTATATAGAGGGATATTTCATACTTTGGATGGTGTATCTGTTTATAACAATTCCCCTGTCTAGACTGGCAAAATATTATTCAAAAAAATGGATTCAAAATAGTTAG
- a CDS encoding MerR family transcriptional regulator: MRESYKISEIAKIFNISRRTLIYYDEIDLFKPYYIDEENGYRYYSEHQTYVLRFIIALKNSGFSLNEIKKYTNFKSIEESQEFLESKIEAMKEKIKNLEKSIEIVKIKYDQLEKVKSSEGLKPCIVTDINFKMIITDVKKPYGYVQTEKAFKELSQIEKNLQLKEKKHVAIVGMKNLKKLNVYPLKFVGSVIPDELEHSAAINVEEKKCATITHKDSFENLKNSYKKLMDFIEDNSYKIIGNSLEISSEEKIQLEGGIGEVIEIMVPIK; this comes from the coding sequence ATGAGGGAAAGTTATAAAATAAGTGAAATAGCAAAAATTTTCAATATATCCCGAAGGACCTTGATCTATTATGATGAGATAGATTTATTCAAACCCTACTATATAGATGAGGAGAATGGTTATAGGTATTATTCAGAGCATCAAACCTATGTACTGAGGTTTATAATCGCCTTAAAAAATTCGGGATTTTCATTAAATGAGATAAAAAAATATACTAACTTCAAGAGTATAGAGGAGAGTCAGGAATTCCTGGAGAGTAAGATTGAGGCAATGAAAGAAAAGATAAAAAATCTGGAAAAATCAATAGAAATTGTTAAGATAAAGTATGATCAACTGGAAAAAGTAAAATCTTCTGAGGGCCTAAAACCTTGCATCGTAACTGATATAAACTTTAAGATGATTATTACTGATGTAAAAAAACCTTATGGATATGTCCAGACAGAAAAGGCATTTAAAGAACTGTCTCAGATAGAAAAAAATCTACAGCTAAAAGAGAAAAAGCATGTTGCCATTGTGGGCATGAAAAATCTTAAAAAATTGAATGTTTATCCTCTGAAGTTCGTGGGTTCTGTGATTCCTGATGAATTAGAACATAGTGCAGCAATCAATGTAGAAGAAAAAAAATGTGCGACCATCACCCACAAGGATTCATTTGAAAATTTAAAAAACAGTTATAAAAAGCTGATGGATTTTATAGAGGATAATTCTTATAAAATAATCGGAAATTCACTGGAGATATCAAGTGAGGAAAAAATACAGCTAGAAGGTGGTATAGGGGAGGTAATAGAAATAATGGTTCCCATAAAGTAA
- a CDS encoding 4Fe-4S binding protein: MKISEIYELFENIGVLTFSTIYKGEVHSRAAHFNGFDEEGIYFRTMWNKPFARQLMETEKITVFGISDTRILSHDGESGAEFPPGYSIRLIGEVRFLPEDEIRERAKTNKDLELAVFDMEKYPTMKKGNFIINRAKVEIFDFDFECKNRDHKVLRTRMAFGGMTFNEAGPKITEKCIECGKCYKKCSFKAIEKGTPYRVRPEKCDDCGDCITVCPVDAIEISSTF, encoded by the coding sequence ATGAAAATTAGTGAGATTTATGAGTTATTTGAAAATATAGGGGTTTTGACTTTTTCTACAATTTATAAGGGTGAAGTTCACAGCAGAGCAGCTCATTTTAACGGCTTCGATGAAGAGGGGATATATTTTAGGACCATGTGGAATAAACCCTTTGCAAGGCAGCTTATGGAGACAGAAAAAATAACTGTTTTCGGGATAAGTGATACTAGGATACTTTCCCATGACGGAGAGTCAGGAGCAGAATTTCCCCCAGGTTATTCTATCAGACTTATTGGTGAAGTGAGGTTTTTACCTGAGGATGAGATCAGAGAAAGAGCGAAGACTAATAAAGATCTTGAGCTAGCGGTGTTTGACATGGAAAAGTACCCAACTATGAAGAAGGGAAATTTTATCATAAACAGAGCCAAGGTTGAGATATTTGACTTTGATTTTGAATGTAAAAACAGAGATCACAAAGTCTTAAGAACAAGAATGGCTTTCGGAGGAATGACCTTTAATGAAGCTGGTCCAAAGATAACTGAGAAATGTATTGAATGCGGAAAGTGCTATAAAAAATGCAGTTTTAAAGCCATAGAAAAAGGGACTCCCTACCGTGTAAGACCTGAAAAGTGTGACGACTGCGGTGACTGTATTACAGTATGTCCGGTAGATGCTATTGAAATTTCTTCTACATTTTAA
- a CDS encoding CorA family divalent cation transporter — MIEVLLENGEIKKVSSIDELVVDRSKILSIQLMEASEKEIGTLAKRFDFLIQPLDKRNEIEISSRYVEINSQIFLNLTFPNLRKDQTIEEAFIHVIILKDILILNLNGVSDISPIQILKNRIFYTSNINSDQELTLLFLSSLTDYYADLIELVSKKVKRYFKEVLDLKNISVEELDNLTKIKLDNIQLKECLIELQRIILQLRRSPAMNERSQELLISESKDLSVINGHINYNFDRLNDLKDNISSKIELEQNHIIKIFTVVTVCIAPPSLIAGIYGMNFDIMPELGWNLGYPFSVIIMILSIIITLVILKFKKWI; from the coding sequence ATGATTGAGGTTTTATTAGAAAATGGAGAGATCAAAAAAGTTTCAAGTATAGATGAGCTTGTTGTAGACAGATCTAAAATACTAAGTATTCAGCTGATGGAAGCCAGTGAAAAAGAGATAGGCACACTAGCTAAACGATTTGATTTTCTTATACAGCCCCTAGATAAAAGAAACGAGATAGAGATAAGTTCAAGATATGTGGAGATCAACTCACAAATATTTTTGAATTTAACTTTTCCCAATTTGAGAAAAGATCAAACAATCGAAGAAGCCTTCATCCATGTAATAATCTTAAAGGACATTCTTATATTAAATTTAAACGGAGTTTCTGATATTTCACCTATTCAGATTTTAAAAAACAGAATTTTCTATACAAGTAATATAAACTCTGACCAAGAGCTCACTCTTCTTTTTCTGAGCTCACTCACAGATTATTATGCTGACCTCATAGAGTTGGTTTCAAAGAAGGTAAAAAGATATTTCAAAGAAGTTCTAGATTTGAAAAATATTTCTGTAGAAGAACTTGATAATCTAACAAAAATAAAGCTTGATAATATCCAACTAAAAGAATGCCTTATAGAACTTCAAAGGATCATATTACAACTGAGAAGAAGTCCTGCCATGAACGAAAGAAGTCAAGAACTCTTAATTTCTGAGAGTAAAGATTTATCAGTAATAAACGGACATATAAATTATAACTTTGACAGACTTAATGACCTCAAAGATAATATTTCCAGCAAGATCGAATTAGAGCAAAATCATATAATTAAAATTTTTACCGTAGTCACAGTATGTATAGCCCCGCCAAGCTTAATAGCCGGCATTTACGGAATGAACTTTGATATTATGCCTGAATTGGGATGGAACCTAGGTTATCCTTTTTCTGTAATTATCATGATTTTGTCTATAATTATAACTCTTGTCATACTAAAGTTCAAAAAATGGATTTAA
- a CDS encoding MATE family efflux transporter: protein MKYKKNRKLITEGNLYRVIFSIALPLMVSTLVQRAYTLTDMYFLGRLGSLQVAAITFVDPIITAILNMGMGLSVPMIATVSQSIGAQKYDTAKKSIGNLIYVALITSLIIGVFGLLFSTRILKLLNLEGRLLSLSSDYLKVVLLGTIFTFINTCYISIKQAEGDSMKPLYMNLTALILNILLNPIFIFQLNLGIIGAALATVLSKCLLSMYGIWDTFKGSGLKIERKHLTISKDEFKKLVALGLPAIITKIASPLGNMLINSQALSYGPALIASVGLGNKINSIVFSLNSTLSTTMTTITGQNLGNKTPERIKEAFKKILMLIFFLGTLGLSIVLFFSEEIVGTFSNDPKVIKTTTEFLRVTFPTVFMWGIYQAISGIYQGAGYTKISMYITLIRLWIIRIPLIFILAVFIGEKSLWYSTAIATNLIGVIAIIFYLSNTWMRKNKYITV, encoded by the coding sequence ATGAAATATAAAAAGAATAGAAAATTAATTACCGAGGGAAACCTTTATCGGGTGATCTTTTCCATTGCCCTGCCTCTTATGGTAAGCACCCTTGTGCAGAGGGCTTATACTTTGACAGATATGTATTTTTTAGGAAGACTAGGAAGTTTGCAGGTAGCTGCCATTACCTTTGTCGACCCTATTATTACTGCTATATTAAATATGGGGATGGGACTATCTGTACCTATGATTGCCACGGTATCACAGAGTATAGGGGCTCAAAAGTACGACACAGCAAAAAAAAGCATAGGTAATCTCATATATGTTGCCCTTATAACTTCATTGATTATAGGGGTATTTGGTCTTCTTTTTTCTACTAGAATCCTGAAACTCTTAAACTTAGAGGGAAGGCTTTTATCACTGTCTTCAGACTATCTAAAGGTAGTGCTTCTAGGAACAATTTTCACTTTTATAAATACCTGCTATATATCTATAAAGCAGGCTGAAGGAGATTCTATGAAACCCCTTTATATGAACCTCACAGCCCTTATACTTAATATTCTTCTTAACCCTATCTTTATCTTTCAGCTGAACCTCGGGATAATAGGTGCCGCCCTTGCCACAGTGCTGTCTAAATGTCTTTTATCAATGTACGGAATCTGGGATACTTTTAAGGGAAGTGGATTAAAAATAGAAAGAAAACATCTCACTATAAGCAAGGATGAATTTAAAAAATTAGTTGCTCTTGGCTTGCCGGCCATAATCACAAAGATAGCTTCTCCCTTGGGAAATATGCTTATCAATTCCCAGGCCTTGTCCTACGGACCAGCTCTTATAGCATCTGTCGGATTGGGAAATAAGATCAATTCAATTGTTTTTAGTCTAAACAGCACCCTCTCTACTACTATGACCACTATAACAGGACAAAACCTTGGAAATAAAACTCCTGAAAGAATAAAAGAAGCCTTCAAAAAAATATTGATGCTTATATTTTTTCTTGGAACATTGGGATTATCTATCGTTTTGTTTTTTTCTGAGGAGATAGTAGGAACTTTTTCAAATGACCCAAAAGTCATAAAAACAACAACAGAGTTTCTAAGAGTTACCTTTCCCACTGTGTTCATGTGGGGTATTTATCAGGCCATCTCTGGAATTTACCAAGGGGCAGGATACACAAAGATATCTATGTATATTACCCTTATAAGGTTATGGATAATAAGAATCCCATTGATATTCATTCTAGCAGTATTTATAGGGGAAAAATCCCTGTGGTACTCTACGGCAATAGCAACTAACTTAATAGGAGTAATCGCTATTATATTCTACCTTTCCAATACATGGATGAGAAAAAATAAGTACATAACCGTTTAA
- a CDS encoding ATP-binding cassette domain-containing protein, protein MELTLKKIKKSYELPVLKEIDLELVGYKSIGIIGKSGCGKSTLLRLLAGIEMADAGEITINNISLDKKNLREYQNRIGMVFQNHNLFPHLSLIENISLILEKRKGYEKEKAEKTGKDLLKQLHLEKEMYKKPSKVSGGQAQRASIARALSTNPQLIFMDEPTAALDPILTKEVLEAVLSLRQSGRHFIFVTHEINFVKKFADYVIFMNDGKIHEKGEVGILDNPDTEELKKFLEHEQF, encoded by the coding sequence GTGGAATTAACACTTAAGAAGATAAAAAAATCATATGAACTCCCGGTTCTAAAAGAGATAGACCTAGAACTGGTTGGCTATAAATCAATAGGCATTATAGGTAAAAGCGGCTGTGGAAAGTCAACACTTTTGAGGTTGTTAGCTGGAATAGAAATGGCTGATGCAGGTGAAATAACAATAAATAATATTTCTTTGGACAAGAAAAATCTGAGAGAGTATCAAAATAGGATAGGAATGGTTTTTCAAAACCACAACTTATTTCCCCATCTCTCATTAATTGAAAACATAAGCCTAATTCTTGAAAAAAGAAAAGGTTATGAAAAAGAAAAAGCAGAGAAAACAGGAAAAGATCTTTTGAAACAGCTACACCTAGAAAAGGAGATGTACAAGAAACCTTCAAAAGTTTCTGGGGGTCAGGCTCAAAGAGCATCTATAGCTAGGGCACTGTCTACCAATCCTCAGTTGATATTTATGGACGAGCCAACAGCAGCCCTTGACCCTATACTAACAAAAGAGGTGCTAGAAGCGGTTTTGAGCCTGAGGCAGTCAGGTAGACATTTCATTTTTGTAACTCATGAGATAAACTTTGTAAAAAAATTTGCAGATTATGTGATATTTATGAATGATGGGAAAATTCATGAAAAAGGTGAAGTGGGGATTTTAGACAATCCAGATACAGAGGAATTGAAAAAGTTTTTGGAACATGAGCAGTTTTAA